AATTCTATGTAAGTACCGGCCGGGCGCCGGCGGTTCGCGCCGCCCGACCGGAAGCGAGCGCGGTCGAAACCGGTTCTCGGCCCGTCACCGCGAGACCAGTCCAAGCCCAGAGCGAAAGAAAGAGTCTAGTCTAGGAAGTCTAGGTATTATGGCCCAATTTCCTACGTTAAGCCAGTAATATCTCCAGATGCCGAAATATCCGGTTGCTGTTACGGAAGATTGATGAAGAGGTGTTGCAAATCCAGTTCCCGTGGCCCCGTCACGGACCGTCCGGGTACGCCGAAGCCCTCCTCGCGGGAGACGACTGTGGGGCGAGTGGGAGAGCGCCCGGCGTCCGGCGGCGGGTCGAACGAGTTGGTATCTATGACAGACAACCACGAATATCAGACTCCCTCGAAGGGAGCGAACGATTGGCACATCCCGATCAACAAGAACTTCGCGGCGCTCGACGCCGACGTCGAGATCCGCGACGCCGCCCAGAATCGCTCGCAGTACAAGCCCAAGCAGGGCGCGAAGTTCCTCGCGACCGACTCCGGCGAGCGGTTCATCGGCGACGGTAGTCAGTGGACGAAGCTTCCGTACCCCGGTTCCAGCGACGGACAGACCACGTCCCAGACCAACGAGGGCGACCGACCGCTCACGACGACGGGCAGCGTCGGCGTCACGGTGGACTCGGGCGGTGGCGGCGATTACGAGTCGATTCAGGCCGCCATCAACAACGAGGTGCCGTGGCTGGTCCAACACCCCATCGACATCGGAGTGAAGGGCGGAACGTACGACGAGGACATTCTCCTCCCGCCCTACATGTCCAACTGGGCCGAGCAGGGCGACCGGGGCGAGCGCATTCCCATCCAGATTACCGGTGACACGAACTCGCCGTCGAACGTGAAGGTGAACTCGTTCATGGCGACCGGCGGCGTCGGCGTGACGCAGATCCGCGGTATCGAGTTCACGGGCGTCAGCCCCTACGACGACGAGAACACGGCCTTCTCGGTGTACAACACCAACCGGGTGGGTATCATCGACTGTAACATCAACACCAGCGGAAACGCGATGACGGCCTACAACGGCCAAATCTGTGCGGTTCGCGTCAAGGTAAACGGTGGCGGTTGGGGCATCAAGGTCAAGCACAACGGCCAGTACTGGGAGTCCGGCAGCGGCGTCTCCGGGTCGGTCAGCGGCAAAGCCTACAACATGGACGACGGGACCATCAAGTTCAACCACAAGGACAACGGCCACATCTCCGGCAACCCGACCGTCGCGGCCGACAAGAGCCACGACGGCGGGTTCGTGCTGGACGAGGGCAAGGGTCGACTCTACGGCGTCAATCGACTCGCGGTGGCCGACCAGAGCGACGGGTCGCTCCACGACATCGTGGTCGAGAACGGGTCCGTGACCGCGAAGAAACTGTAACGCCCGGAAGTCGCGTCCCCGACGAACACGTCGGTCCGGCGGTCACCGACGACCGGCGGTCACATCTCGACGTAGCCGAGGTCGGCGAGTCGCTCCGAGACGGTTTCGTCGTCGATGCTGTCGGTGTCGGCGCGCGACTCGCCCGCGACGATGTTTCTGCGGTCTCCCGACTCGCGGACCAGCCACGGCACTCGTACCAACTGGTCGGTGTAAAGTTTGGGCGGGTGGCCGAAGAACGGCACCGGAATCGGGGAACTGCGCTCGCCGAACATGTTGCCGTGGTCCGAGGTCACGACGGTCCGGCCGTCGAGTTCCTCGACCAACTCCTCGACGTGAGGGAGGGCGCGCTCGAGGTTCTCCTCGAAGAGGTCCCAGAGTCGGCGACGCGAGATATCGAGTTGGCCGTTGTTGAGTTCGTGCCAGAAGCTCTTGTCCTTCTCCGCGCCGTCGTGGAGCTGTTTCTTGTCGAACTCCGTGTCGGACTCGATGAAGGGGTAGTGTGGCTGGATGTAGTGGACGAGGAGCCGTTTGTTCGGGTACTCCTCGTAGGCGTCGAGCGCGTACTCGGTCGTCGTCTCCGGGAGGACCGTCTTGACGTCTTCGTGCCACCCCGCCTCGTTCCAGACGTTGATGACTTCGTGGAAGGAGGCGTCGATGGCGTCCTGATGGTAGTAGTAGATGGGACTCGCCGTGACGTAGACCGTGTCTTCGAGGTCCTGTCCGTTGCAGTTGGCCTTGAGGAACTCCGAGGTGTTCGACCCGCGCGATATCTTGGTCTCGACTTCCCCCGAGAGCGTGTTCGACATCCGGAACTGGTCGTCGCGGCAGGCGTCAAGGATGACGAGGTTGTCCCAGTCCTCGGCGAAGATGTTCGTCCCGTCCGTGTTGTACTCGCGTCGGTCCATGCGGGTGTGGTAGAGACTGTTTAACTTTTTAATAATTAGATTCGGATGGTACGGGAGCGCCTCTGCGAGCGTATCCATAGATACCGTACACATCGTCCTCACCTTTATACGTAGTGCCCGCCGGGAGCAGGGCGGAGCGATTACTCTCGCGGGGCCTCCTGTCAGACCGGAATTGACTGTGGGAAAGACCCACATCCGGGTTTTCCCCCAATCTGACACTGTCGGTAACGGACGCAACGACCGCACTAACGAGCCAATAACGGTCCGAGTCGGCTCTCCGACGGGCCGCGGTCAGTGAGGAAACCGCGCCGTTCCGCTTCAGCGCCGTGTTCGAGCGCGTGCGGTCGCGAATCGAAACCGGTGGTTTCCAGACGGCGGTAAGCGACGGAAAGAATCGGAAACGGGGGAATACCCAACGGAAATCCGAAATTCCGAGTATTTGTCGGCTGTTATACTCTTTGAGCGCAAATAATAACGGGCAGATAACAAAGGAAGCAAGAACCCTCCTTTCAGGCGAGGAGATGGGGAAATGGGGGTACTACCATCAGGCCCACAGCGTGCCGAGCGTAATCGACGCGATACGCGTCCGGCCGTCGGTCTGATAGCGACTGAGTCGAACAAGGAGTCAATCGAGAGAGCGATACGGCGGGCCAGCGACCTCGGCTACGAGGTCTTCGTCGCGCCCGGGTGTGAGGAGTCGGCCGAACTCGTCCGGCAACTGGACGGGACCGTCGTCCGACCGCACGAGAGCGACGGCGACCACAAGGTCGACGACCTGCGGGTCGCGCTGGCTGCTGCCGCGCGCGACGCCGAGTTCCCCGGACTTATACTCTCCGAGGAGTCTACCGGCCGAATCGACTACACGCGAAGTATCTCGACGTTTCGAGAGCGCGACTCGTACGTCGTCCCCGCTGTCGACCTGGAGTCTGCGCACGCGCGGGAAACCGACCCTATCGTCGCGGGCATCCCGGCGTACAACGAGGGCGAGACGATAGGACAGATAGTAGACATGACGACCGAGTACGTCGACGAAGTCGTCGTCGTGGACGACGGGAGCGCCGACCGGACCGCGGAGGAGGCGAAACGGGAAGGCGCAGTCGTCATCCGTCACTCCGCGAACAGAGGGAAAGGTGCCGCCCTGAGGAGTCTGCTCGACTACGCCGAGCGGCGGTCGTGTTCCGCGCTCGTCTTGCTCGACGGCGACGGACAGCACCTTCCCCGAGACATCCCCACCGTCGTTCAACCGGTCCTCGACGGCGACGCCGACGTGGTCATCGGGAGCCGGTACCTCCGGCAGGGGATGGGGACCGAGACGCCGCTCTACCGGCGTCTCGGCCAGCGAGTCCTCGACCAGAGCATCTCGTTTCTGTTCGGCGTCTCGGTCTCGGACACACAGAGCGGGTTCCGGGCGCTCTCCCCGGAGGCCGTCGAGGACATCACCATCCGGACGAACGGGATGGCCGTCGAGACAGAGATGCTAGACGCCGCGAACCGCAACGACCTGACCATCGCGGAGCGCCCGATACGGGTACAGTACGACGTTCGCAACGGCCAGACGTACAACCCGGTCCGCCACGGAGTGACCGTCCTCGGGCGCATCGTCCAGTTGGTGGCCCGAGGTCTGCTGAACCAGTCGTCCCGCGAAGGGACCGACGACCGGGGCCGGGCGCGCGACGCCGGGACCCCGACGGAGGGAGAGCGCGCGGCCCGGCGGCGCGAGCGGGCCGTCGCGCTGGGTAACGGGCGAACGCCGGGGGAGAGCGATATGCCGGCGGACGGCGGGCGAGCGCCGATGCCGGGCGACGCGAGCGGAGACAACCAGAGCGCCGACGAGCGAGAGCAGCCACAACGATGACCGACAGCCGAGAACGGACACAGCGACGCGACGCACCGAGAGGAGAGGTCGAATCGACGCGACGAGACGAACCGAGGCGACGGGGCGAGTCGGGACGGACCGACTCGGCCCGACCGACGCGACCGATACGGGACGACGGCCGACTGCGGATTCTCCGCGTGAGCAGCGACATCCACCCGGAGGTCCCCGGCGGACTCGGCCTCCACGTCCACAGCCTCTCGGAGAAGCAGGCCGAGATGGGCCACGACGTGACGGTTCTGACGTCCGACCACGGCGACCGGTCGCTCCCGCGCACCGAAGTCCGGGACGGCTACGCGCTGAAGCGCCACCGCGAGGTGGCGAGGCCCGTGGACAACAGCATCGTGCCGGGCGTCGCGAAATCGCTGTGGGACCTCGCCGACGAGTACGACGTGGTTCACGCCCACTCGCACCTGTTCTTCTCGTCGAACGTGGCCGCGGCCATGGCCGCGCTGACCGACGTACCGCTGGTCGTCACCAACCACGGCCTGTTCTCGCAGTCGGCGAATCAGACGGTGCAGGAGGCGTACCTCTACACCGTCGGCCGGAAGACGTTCGACGCGGCCGAGCGGGTGTTCTGCTACTCCGAGACCGACCGCGACCGACTGCAGTCCTACGGGGTCGAGACCCCGGTGTCGGTCGTCCGGAACGGCATCGACTGCACGAGGTTCCGGCCGGTCGAAGCAAGCCAGAGCGACGAGGGGAGGGAAGAAAGCGAACGCGGAGGCGACGGCGACACGCTGCTGTTCGTCGGGCGACTGAAACCCGGCAAGGGCGTCCGGGTCCTCCTGCGGGCGATGGCCGAACTGGGCGAGGAGTTCCCCGACGCGACGCTCAGGATAGTCGGCGACGGCCCGCTCCGGGAGTCGCTCGAGGAGTACGCCGCCGAGTGCGGCGTGGCCGACCGCGTGACCTTCACCGGGTGGCTCTCGCAGGACCGACTCCCCGAGGAGTACGGCGAGGCCACCGTCTTCGTCCTGCCGAGTCTGAACGAGGGGTTCCCGCGGACCGTCCTCGAAGCGCTGGCCTGCGAGACCCCGGTCGTGACCACCGACCTGCCGCAGCTCGAATCGGTCCTCGACGGAGTGGGCCTGACCGTGCCGCCGAAGTCGCCGGACCTGCTGGCGTCCGCGGTCGGCGAACTGCTGGCGGACGACGAGCGCCGCGAGCGCATGGCGGCCGAGGGTCGCTCGCTCGTCGCCGAGCGCTACTCGTGGGACCGGACCGTCGAGGAGACGACCGCGACGTACTACGACGTGCTGGGCGTCGAACCGCCGCGCGACGCCCGCACGCTTCCCGAAGGGAGCGTGCAGCACCGATGACGGTGCGCGTCGAAACGACCTCGGACGCCGACGAGTGGGACTCCTGCGTGGACCGGTCGCCCCAGACGGGGTTCTTCCACCAGTACGACGCGCTGACCACGCTGGCCGAACACTTCGACGC
The nucleotide sequence above comes from Halorussus limi. Encoded proteins:
- a CDS encoding glycosyltransferase family 2 protein, producing MGVLPSGPQRAERNRRDTRPAVGLIATESNKESIERAIRRASDLGYEVFVAPGCEESAELVRQLDGTVVRPHESDGDHKVDDLRVALAAAARDAEFPGLILSEESTGRIDYTRSISTFRERDSYVVPAVDLESAHARETDPIVAGIPAYNEGETIGQIVDMTTEYVDEVVVVDDGSADRTAEEAKREGAVVIRHSANRGKGAALRSLLDYAERRSCSALVLLDGDGQHLPRDIPTVVQPVLDGDADVVIGSRYLRQGMGTETPLYRRLGQRVLDQSISFLFGVSVSDTQSGFRALSPEAVEDITIRTNGMAVETEMLDAANRNDLTIAERPIRVQYDVRNGQTYNPVRHGVTVLGRIVQLVARGLLNQSSREGTDDRGRARDAGTPTEGERAARRRERAVALGNGRTPGESDMPADGGRAPMPGDASGDNQSADEREQPQR
- a CDS encoding glycosyltransferase family 4 protein, which produces MSSDIHPEVPGGLGLHVHSLSEKQAEMGHDVTVLTSDHGDRSLPRTEVRDGYALKRHREVARPVDNSIVPGVAKSLWDLADEYDVVHAHSHLFFSSNVAAAMAALTDVPLVVTNHGLFSQSANQTVQEAYLYTVGRKTFDAAERVFCYSETDRDRLQSYGVETPVSVVRNGIDCTRFRPVEASQSDEGREESERGGDGDTLLFVGRLKPGKGVRVLLRAMAELGEEFPDATLRIVGDGPLRESLEEYAAECGVADRVTFTGWLSQDRLPEEYGEATVFVLPSLNEGFPRTVLEALACETPVVTTDLPQLESVLDGVGLTVPPKSPDLLASAVGELLADDERRERMAAEGRSLVAERYSWDRTVEETTATYYDVLGVEPPRDARTLPEGSVQHR